The Salvelinus sp. IW2-2015 linkage group LG31, ASM291031v2, whole genome shotgun sequence genome window below encodes:
- the LOC111955714 gene encoding LOW QUALITY PROTEIN: polypeptide N-acetylgalactosaminyltransferase 12 (The sequence of the model RefSeq protein was modified relative to this genomic sequence to represent the inferred CDS: inserted 1 base in 1 codon) → MALSRRRNRWKLIVCLFAASIVGYFILNRHNNHGDIAGTRRREVPTEQDIANEMLKKPVYDKPTLDLNALGEMGRAVKLNLVGEEKRKEEESINKHQINTYVSDLVSLHRSLPERWNPLCKDQKYDYRSLPSTSVVIAFYNEAWSTLLRTVHSVLETSPDRLLREVVLVDDYSDRAHLKEPLENYISSLKKVHLIRARKREGLVRARLLGASIATGDVLTFLDCHCECHKGWLEPLLERIKEEPSAVVCPVIDVIDWNTFQYLGNPGEPQIGGFDWRLVFTWHSVPEYEQKRRRSAIDVIRSPTMAGGLFAVSKNYFHYLGTYDTGMEVWGGENLEFSFRIWQCGGSLEIHPCSHVGHVFPKKAPYSRSKALANSVRAAEVWMDDYKELYYHRNPHARLEAFGDVTDRRRLRTQLGCKDFKWYLENIYPDIHVPEDRPGMFGMLKNRGMSSYCFDYNPPDDHNLVGHRIILYPCHGMGQNQFFEYSNESREIRYNTREPAGCAVGDAVSNYLTVHLCRKPRQTVPQDQKFVLREDDTLYHLMTQKCVQAVDKTDNGTPAPALRPCSDHANQKWFFEEXGGVVERASRNPYPWGRGSTKLLPLG, encoded by the exons ATGGCACTTTCCCGGCGAAGGAATCGGTGGAAGTTGATAGTTTGCCTTTTTGCGGCGTCTATagtgggatattttattttaaacaggCATAATAATCACGGTGACATAGCTGGAACACGTCGAAGAGAGGTTCCCACTGAGCAAGATATTGCAAATGAAATGCTTAAAAAGCCTGTTTATGACAAACCGACGTTGGATTTAAATGCCTTGGGAGAAATGGGCAGAGCTGTCAAATTAAACCTcgttggagaggagaagagaaaagaagaggaaagTATTAATAAACACCAGATTAATACCTATGTGAGTGATCTGGTATCTCTCCACCGCAGTCTACCCGAACGTTGGAATCCTCT TTGTAAGGACCAGAAGTATGACTATAGGTCATTGCCATCCACTTCAGTGGTGATCGCCTTCTACAACGAGGCCTGGTCCACACTGCTACGTACTGTCCACAGTGTCCTGGAGACCTCACCCGACAGACTGCTACGAGAGGTGGTGCTGGTGGACGACTATAGTGACAGAG CTCATTTGAAGGAGCCGTTAGAAAACTACATCTCCAGCTTGAAGAAGGTGCATCTGATCCGGGCCAGGAAGAGGGAGGGCCTGGTGCGGGCCAGGCTCTTGGGGGCCTCCATCGCCACGGGCGATGTGCTGACCTTTCTCGACTGCCACTGTGAATGCCACAAGGGCTGGCTGGAGCCCCTGCTCGAGAG GATTAAGGAGGAACCGTCCGCTGTGGTGTGTCCCGTCATTGATGTCATCGACTGGAACACCTTCCAGTATCTAGGCAACCCCGGGGAACCCCAGATCGGAGGGTTTGATTGGCGGCTGGTCTTCACCTGGCACTCGGTGCCAGAGTATGAGCAGAAACGCAGGCGCTCTGCCATCGATGTCATCAG GTCTCCTACTATGGCTGGTGGGCTGTTTGCTGTCAGTAAGAACTATTTCCATTACCTGGGCACGTATGACACAGGCATGGAGGTGTGGGGAGGAGAGAACCTAGAGTTCTCATTTAGG aTCTGGCAGTGCGGGGGCAGCCTGGAGATCCACCCCTGCTCCCACGTGGGCCATGTCTTCCCCAAGAAGGCCCCCTATTCGCGGAGTAAGGCCCTGGCCAACAGCGTGCGTGCTGCTGAGGTCTGGATGGACGACTACAAGGAGTTGTACTACCACCGTAACCCGCACGCTCGCCTG gaaGCCTTTGGGGACGTGACAGACAGGAGGAGGCTCAGGACCCAGCTGGGATGTAAGGACTTCAAGTGGTACCTGGAGAACATCTATCCTGATATCCACGTCCCTGAGGACAGGCCTGGGATGTTTGGAATG CTGAAGAACAGAGGCATGTCCAGCTACTGCTTTGACTACAACCCTCCTGACGACCATAACCTGGTGGGCCACCGGATCATCCTCTACCCCTGTCATGGCATGGGACAAAACCAG TTTTTTGAGTACTCCAATGAGAGTAGGGAGATCCGCTATAACACCAGGGAGCCAGCAGGGTGCGCTGTGGGGGACGCTGTCTCCAACTACCTGACCGTGCACCTGTGCAGGAAACCCCGGCAGACTGTACCACAGGACCAGAAGTTTGTCCTCAGAGAG GACGACACCCTCTACCATTTGATGACGCAGAAGTGCGTCCAGGCCGTGGACAAGACTGACAACGGCACCCCTGCCCCTGCCCTGCGGCCTTGCTCAGACCACGCCAACCAGAAGTGGTTTTTTGAGG AGGGGGGCGTAGTGGAGCGGGCCAGCCGAAATCCCTATCCCTGGGGTAGAGGGTCAACCAAACTCTTACCCCTGGGATAG